The proteins below are encoded in one region of Podarcis raffonei isolate rPodRaf1 chromosome 8, rPodRaf1.pri, whole genome shotgun sequence:
- the WNT4 gene encoding protein Wnt-4, with protein MSPRYFLRSLLLLILAAFSANASNWLYLAKLSSVGSISEEETCEKLKGLIQRQVQMCKRNLEVMDSVRRGAQLAIEECQFQFRNRRWNCSMLDSLPVFGKVVTQGTREAAFVYAISSAGVAFAVTRACSSGELDKCGCDRTVHGVSPQGFQWSGCSDNIAYGVAFSQSFVDVRERSKGASSSRALMNLHNNEAGRKAILNHMRVECKCHGVSGSCEVKTCWKAMPPFRKVGNVLKEKFDGATEVEQRKVGSTKVLVPKNSQFKPHTDEDLVYLDSSPDFCEHDLRNGVLGTSGRHCNKTSKAIDGCELMCCGRGFHTDEVEVVERCSCKFHWCCFVKCKQCHRVAEMHTCR; from the exons ATATTTGGCAAAGCTCTCTTCTGTGGGAAGTATCTCTGAGGAAGAGACCTGCGAGAAGCTGAAGGGTCTGATCCAGCGGCAGGTGCAGATGTGCAAGAGGAACTTGGAGGTCATGGACTCGGTGCGCCGGGGGGCACAGCTGGCCATTGAGGAGTGCCAGTTCCAGTTCCGCAACCGCCGTTGGAACTGCTCCATGCTGGACAGCCTGCCAGTCTTTGGGAAAGTGGTGACACAAG GGACACGGGAGGCTGCCTTTGTGTATGCAATTTCCTCTGCTGGTGTTGCCTTTGCCGTGACGAGGGCATGCAGCAGCGGGGAACTCGACAAATGCGGGTGCGACCGCACGGTCCATGGGGTCAGCCCTCAGG GCTTCCAGTGGTCCGGCTGTTCCGACAACATTGCCTACGGAGTGGCCTTCTCTCAGTCCTTCGTTGACGTCAGGGAGAGGAGCAAAGGGGCTTCCTCCAGCAGGGCGCTCATGAACCTTCATAACAACGAAGCCGGGAGGAAG GCCATCCTGAACCACATGCGGGTGGAGTGCAAGTGCCACGGCGTGTCCGGCTCGTGCGAGGTGAAGACCTGCTGGAAGGCCATGCCCCCCTTCCGCAAGGTGGGCAACGTGCTGAAGGAGAAGTTTGACGGGGCCACGGAGGTTGAGCAGCGGAAGGTGGGCTCCACCAAGGTGCTAGTCCCCAAGAACTCCCAGTTCAAGCCCCACACGGACGAGGACCTGGTCTACCTGGACTCCAGCCCCGACTTCTGCGAGCACGACTTGAGGAACGGCGTCCTGGGCACCAGTGGCAGGCACTGCAACAAGACTTCCAAGGCCATCGACGGCTGCGAGCTGATGTGCTGCGGCCGAGGCTTCCACACGGACGAGGTGGAGGTAGTGGAGCGGTGCAGCTGCAAGTTCCACTGGTGTTGCTTTGTCAAGTGTAAACAGTGCCACCGCGTGGCAGAGATGCACACCTGCCGGTGA